In the genome of bacterium, the window CCGGTCGCGTCAACGCGGTAAGTCTCATAGACAGCCGATGTCGCGGCGGTACGGAAACGGTGCCGCACGGTCAACACCGGTTCACTGCGCTGGCCGCGCGGGTCGCGGATTGCGCATGTCCAAGGTCCGGCATCGTTCGCGGCGCGAAAAATGTCGCCGCCGCAGTTGGCGCGCGCCTCGACCGCTCCGGCCCGCAATCCCGCATTGGCCGCCTCCTCGGCGGCCAGCCCCTTGGCCCAACCGCCGGAGTCGATGGCGAGGCGGGCCGATTCGCGCCGGATCACGCCACCGCACACATCGCATTCCACGCCCCGGTAATTCCAATCGCGCTGATCCGCCGGCGGGCGAATCACACCGGCGGACTCATCGCGAAATCCCCAACGCTTCATCAGGCGCTCAATGGTGGGATCAAACAGTCCCTCCAGCGCCGCAGACCACCGCAGACTGCGGTCGATTGCATCCAGCACGACAGGGTCATCGATAGCGACCGTCAGCGTGTCGGCGGCATTGAAGCGCGACAGCGGGGTGCGCGCATCGAAGACCGAGAAACTCTGGTCGATCCGACGGATGGCATCGGCCATCGCCGTCAAGGCGGCCTCGCCGGCCTGCGGCGACTCGGCCACCGCCTCCAGGTGACTCCATCCGCCCATCGCCCACAGTGGGCGACGGAAGGTGGCACGGCCCGTCGAACCCGCCCAGGCGGTCAACGCACGCGGACAGGCGAGCGCGCCAGCGGCCAGAAGCCCCATGCTCAGAAGACGGCGGCGGCTGATGTGTGTGGTCATAGTTTCCAGGGTGCGTTGATCATGATCCTAGAAATACGTGGCCAGCGAAAGACTGAACAGCTTCGCCGGCTTCGACCAGGTTTCCAGCCCGACCTTGCGACTCCAGTTCCAGCTATAGTCGACCTTGACCACCGTCATTTCCACCGGGCGGAAATTCAGCCCGAGAGTGGCTGTCTGCTCATCGTCGCCGTCGCGGTCGGAGTCGTAATCGACACGGTCCCAACGAACCACGCCGGTGAACACTGATTCGGGGTACCGGCGAATCGCGCCAAATCCAAAGTGATAGCCGGCCTGCGCATACCAGCCAATCTGTGACTCAGCGGTCGGGCTGCCGTCCGGCACATCGGCCGAGACCAGCGCGCCCTCGCCCAGCAGCTGCAACGGACCCCGTTGCAGATCGACATCGAGCGCCGCGATCGACAGCGACCGCTCTCCGGCGTTGTCGTATTTGCCGAAGTGGCCCGATAGCCCCAGATCGACGCCCAGCGCCGGTGAGACCGAGACACGCCCGGCCAACGACTTGTTCTCGTTGTTGTCGGTCTTGTGCGAGCCGCGCCCGCCGCGCACGCGCAGCTGCTGCTTGCTGTCGATGATCTTCTGATTGAACCCGTTGACCAAGTAAAGTTCATACCCCACAACCCAATCCTGCGGATAGAAGGCGCCGTAAATCCCCATGCCCGCCTCCGAAAGCGTCGTCGGCAACAGTTGGCGCGACACCGTCGGACGGTTGGTCAGATCATTGAGGGGCGAATCGTGATTGAGATTGAAGCGCCCAAGGGGTGTCAGCAGCAGTCCGGCGCGCACGTTCAACGCGTCGGCCAGTGCCCAATCCATAAAGGCGAATTCCAGTTTGATTTCGCCGTCGGTGGTCGAGTTGCTGATCTTGTCGATGTTGCCGTCGCCGTTGCTGTCGCTGCCGCTGGCCGAGCCGGAGCGAACAAAGCCGCCATACTCGAACTCGATTTCCGCGGTCACATGGATGTAGTCGACCGGCTGGGCGTAGATGAACGGGATGAAACGGTGGGTGGTGAAAGTCGAGGTCGAGTCGGTCATGAACAGTTCGTGGTCCATGTAGCCGCCGAGGGCGATGCCGCCGGCAAAGTTCTTCAGGTAGGGTTTGTCCGTCACGCCGCCCGGCACGACCGGACGCGGTGGGCGCGTTTGGCCCGTGGCGGGTGAGGCCAGCACAAGCGGCCACAGTGCGGCCAACAGGATGAAACGATGGATACGGTTCACACAACCTCCAGCAATCGGTGATGGACCCGGCGCATCGGGACGCAAGGGGGCCGCACGCCGGGTCGGCGCGGCCGGCCGCCAGACACAATCGTCACCCTGGGCGGCCGCGCCAGGGATCGATTGTTAGGCATGCCTAACTTATGGGCGAAAAAAGAGAGGAATCTCATCGTTTGACCAATTCGCAGGTCGCTTCCAACTCGCAGTCGCGGCAACGCTCGCCGGCCAGGCGCAGTTCGAGATACTCATGGAAGTGCTCGATCATCCCGGAGATGTCCATCCGGCAGTGCTGCATGTAGTCGAGAAAGGCGGTGAGCCGCTGCAGTGTCTCCGGCCCCATGACATGCTCGATCTCGCAGGCGTCGCGGGCGGCGGTCCGCGGCGCAACCTGCAGCACATCGGTGAAGAAGCGCTGCAGGATCTCAAACCGCAGGTTGATCGCCTCGGCTGTGCGCCGTCCCCGCGCCGACAACTGCACCGCGCCATAGGACGGATGCAGGACCAGCCCCCGCGCCCGCAGCGACCGCAGCGCCTCCGACACCGAGGGCATGGTCACCCCCAGCGCCTCGGCGATCGCCTTGACCCGCACCGGCTGCCCGTCGGCCCCCAGACGCAGAATCGTCTTGAGGTACATCTCCATGTTCGATGACAGCGCCTTGGACATGCGTCGCTCCCGCGGTGATGAGATTATTAGGGCGGCCTAACTTAGTCAAGCGAATTCCCCGACACCGGTCAGGTTTTGACAACCGCGGCGGCCGGGACGGCTAAGGCATTGTCAGGAGGGACGATCCAGCCCCACGATGCGGAAGAGAT includes:
- a CDS encoding FAD:protein FMN transferase; its protein translation is MTTHISRRRLLSMGLLAAGALACPRALTAWAGSTGRATFRRPLWAMGGWSHLEAVAESPQAGEAALTAMADAIRRIDQSFSVFDARTPLSRFNAADTLTVAIDDPVVLDAIDRSLRWSAALEGLFDPTIERLMKRWGFRDESAGVIRPPADQRDWNYRGVECDVCGGVIRRESARLAIDSGGWAKGLAAEEAANAGLRAGAVEARANCGGDIFRAANDAGPWTCAIRDPRGQRSEPVLTVRHRFRTAATSAVYETYRVDATGHRHGHLMDPRRGAPSVSDLLSVTVFANDGLMADATSSGLYVMGMADAVRWLNGRKDAAAVLIHRDHKGGLSGVRVIGPLEVEPV
- a CDS encoding metal-dependent transcriptional regulator, translated to MSKALSSNMEMYLKTILRLGADGQPVRVKAIAEALGVTMPSVSEALRSLRARGLVLHPSYGAVQLSARGRRTAEAINLRFEILQRFFTDVLQVAPRTAARDACEIEHVMGPETLQRLTAFLDYMQHCRMDISGMIEHFHEYLELRLAGERCRDCELEATCELVKR